The Sporichthyaceae bacterium genome segment GCCCGCGACGCCGCACCGACGTCGAAACGGTCGCCCTCCTCGACGCACTGCACCGGGTGCCGGCGGCCGACGTCCGTTCGCCGGAGGACCTGCCGGGCTTCGCCCGGTCCACCGTCGACGGGTTCGCCGTCCGTGCGGCAGACACCTTCGGCGCGTCGGAGGGCCTGCCCAGCTATCTGGACGTCGCCGGATCGATCCCGATGGGGGTCGCGCCGCAGATGCCGGTCACCACCGGCCGCTGCGTCGCGGTGCCCACCGGGGCGGCGTTGCCCGCCGGCGCGGACGCGGTGGTGATGGTCGAGCACACCGCGCGGACGATGCCCGACACCATCGAGATCACCCGTCCGGTCGGCGCGGGTTCCGGGGTGGTGCGCGCGGACGAGGACGTGGCGGCCGGCGCCGTCCTCGTACCCGCCGGTCGACCGATCCGGGCCACGGAACTCGGCCTGCTCGCCTCCGCCGGCGTGACCTCGGTGCAGGTGCACGCCCGACCGACCGTGCTGATCATCGGCACCGGCGACGAGGTCGTCCCGCCCGACACCGCACAACTGATGCCGGGTCAGGTGCGCGACGCGACCAGTTCGGCGCTGTGCGGGCTGGTCCACGAGGCGGGCGGCAACCCGGTGCTCGGTGGCATCGCGACCGACGACCCCGGCTCGCTCGCCGTGCTCCTGCGCGCCGCCCTGCGTCGGGCCGACCTGGTGGTCGTCTCGGCGGGCTCGTCGGTGGGCACGCGCGACGAGACCGCGGCGGCGGTCGCCGAACTCGGCGAAATCTGGTGCCACGGGCTGGCCATCAAGCCGGGCAAGCCGACGCTACTGGCCCACTGCGGGGACGTCCCGGTGCTCGGCCTGCCCGGCAATCCGCTTTCGGCGCTCGTCGTGTTCCGACTGCTCGGCATGGCGTTGGTGCGGGCGCTGGCTGGCTGCGCGGCGAGCCCGCCGGAGCCCACGGTCCGGGCCCGGCTGAACCGCGACGTCCCGTCCTCGGCGGGCCGACTCGATGTCGTCCAGGTCCGCATCCGAGACGGCCACGCCGAGCCGATTCACGGCCCTTCGGCGCTGCTGCGGGTGCTGACCGAGGCCGACGGCTACCTGCTGGTGCCCGAGCCTGCCACCGGTCTGGACGGCGGCAGCGAGGTGGAGGTGGTGTTGTACCGATGACGGGTCACCGCGAGCGACTCGAGCGAGCGAGGGACGAGCGAGCGAGACCAGCGAGCAACGAACGAAGTCCGTTCGTGTCCGACGTACCCGCTGCGGACGCCGCAGCGGCGTGGGCAGCGGCATGCGCCGAGGCCGGCTGCCCGCGACGCACCGCGACCGTGACCGTGCCGGTTGGGCAGGCCGCCGGCCGGGTGACCGCGGAGGCGGTCTGGGCGCGCCGCTCCTCCCCGGCCTTCGACGCCGCCGCGATGGACGGGATCGCGGTGCGGGCCGGCGAGACGGTCGGAGCCACCGAGAGCACCCCGCTGGTGCTGCCGGTAGGTGGTTTCGAGGTGGTGGACACCGGCGACCCCATGCCCGACGGCTTCGACGCGGTCGTGATGCGCGAGCACGTCCACCGCAGCGAGGCGGGTGCAGAGCTGCGCGCCGCGGCTCCGCCGTACCAGCACGTGCGCTCGATCGGCGAGGATCTCGCCGCCGGCGAACTGCTGCTGCCCGCCGGTCACCGGCTGCGCCCGGCGGATCTCGCCGCCGCGGCCGCCGCGGGCATCCTCGAACTGACGGTCCGTCAGGCTCCGCTCGTGGTCATCGTGCCGACCGGCGACGAGATCAAACCGTTGGGCGCCGACCTCGGCCCCGGGGACATCCCGGACACCAACTCGCTGATGCTTGCTGCCCAGGCACAGGAGATCGGCTGCCGCGCCGAGGTGACCGCGATCGTGCCCGACGACCCGGACCGCATCGCTGCAGCCGTCCGTGCCGCCGCCGTCGAGGCCGACCTGGTGATCCTGATCGCCGGGTCCAGCGCGGGTCGCGACGACTGGACCGCCGATGTGGTGGCCACGGTCGGCACGTTGGCCGTGCACGGCGTGGCCGTCCGCCCGGGCCATCCGGTGGTGCTGGGCACCGTCGCCGCCGATCCGGCGACCCCGATCGTCGGCGCGCCGGGTTATCCGGTTTCGGCGGCGCTCACCTTCGAGATCTTCGCGGTCCCGGTGTTGGCGGCCCTGGAGGGGGCCGCGCCGACCCGGCGAGCGGTGGTCGCGGCCCGGCTGGCCCGGAAACTGGCCTCGGTACTGGGCAGCGACGACTGGATCCGGATGCGGTTGGGTCGCGTCGGCGGGGAGATCGTCGCCACCCCGCTCCCCCGCGGGGCCGGTGTGCTCACCTCGCTGGTGCGCGCCGACGGACTGTTGGTCGTCCCTGCCGGACTTGAGGGTCACCACGCCGGCGAGACCGTGCAGGTGCAGTTGCTCCGGGACATCGCTGCGATCGACCGGACGATCGTCTCGATCGGCTCGCACGACATGGTGCTCGACGTCGCCGCCTCCGCGTTGCGACGTGCGGACCCGCACACGACGCTCGCGTCGTCGAACGTCGGCTCGCTCGGCGGGTTGATCGCGGTGCGCGACGGGCTGTGCCACCTGGCGGGCTCGCACCTGCTCGATCCGGAGACCGGCGAGTACACACTGCCGTACCTGGACCGACTGTTCGGGAGCGACAACGACATCGCGGTGATCCGGCTGCTGCACCGCGATCAGGGGCTGATCGTCGCACCGGGAAACCCCCTGGGGCTGACCGGCATCGCGGACCTGACAGGTGCGGAACTGCGGTACGTGAACCGCCAGCGCGGCGCCGGGACCCGGGTCCTGCTCGACGTGGAACTGACCAGGCATCACCTGACGCCGGATCAGCTCGTCGGCTACGAGCGCGAGGAGCACACCCACCTCGCAGTGGCCGCCGCGGTCGCGGCCGGCCGAGCCGATGCCGGGCTCGGCATCCATGCCGCCGCGCGTGCGTTCGGACTGGACTTCGTGCCGGTGGCCCAGGAGCCCTACGACCTGGTGCTGCGCGCCGCGACCGTCGAGGAGGAGTTGCTGGCCCCACTGTGGGAACTGTTGCAGGACAAGGATTTCCGCGCCGAGGTCGAGGCGTTGGGCGGCTACTCGTGTGCGGAGACCGGCCGGCGGATCCGCTAGCTGGGCCGGCCCCTGCGCACCTGGTGGGCAGAATCGCAACGAGAGCGACCACGACCGGGCGTGGGGCACCACTTGCATTTCAACTCTGCCCGGTGGTTGTTCAGTCCGGTAGGGCACCAGGCGCACCGATCACAGGCCGGAGGTGGGCGGGGTCCCGCCGCAACCGCCCTCCACCTCGCCGAGTGACTTGCGAATCGCTGCGCCGCTGGAGTCGTCGAGTGCGGCGCGGGCCATCGTCGGGTCGTCCATGCCGCCGAGCAGCCGCTGGACCGCGCAGTGCGCGACCGCTGCGGAGCTGCCGGTGTGGATCAAGGTCTCGATCAGTTCGAACTCGTAACCGACGCGCAGCCGCGCGGCGTCCGTGGGCGCCTGCACGTGCACGCAACCCAGTTCGATGCCGTAGCGCCGGTCATCGGCATAGGTGAACTGTTGGTAGAAGCGGCCGGTGAAGTCCTGGTCGCTCAACGACTGCAGGGCGTGGTTGGTGCAGTCCCGGACCTTGGCGTCGGCCAGCGGATCGCCCGGGCCGGGGGCGACGTATCCGGGGCCGAGCACGTTCTGGTCGTAGGACCGCAGATAGTCGGTCTTCCAGTCCACCAGCGCCCAATGACCGGCCGGGTCGGTGTGCATGGTCCGGCCGAAGCCGCTGATTCTGGCGAACATCCAGCGGCCGGATGTGCCCTCGAGCGCCCCGCCCTCGAGCGTCACGGTGGCGGTTGCGCCGGTCCCGTCCGGTGCGACGCGCAACTCGCGGATCTGCAGCCCGGTCGGGAAACCCTCGCGATCCGCCTCGGCCAGGTTGCGCGCGCACGCCTGCCGAGTGTCCGACGCGAGCGCCCCGATCCGGTCGACCAGAGGCCCGTCGAGCAGGTCCAGGCACCGGCGGGCCGCGTCGTGCGAGGTCGCGAACTCGGTGGCGAGGGCGGCGACCTGCGCCTGCGGCGAGCCCGGCGTCGGCGGCCGGTCGGTGCCGGCCACCAGCGCGTCGATCGTCGGCGAGGCCGAAGGGGTGGCAACGCCGACGGTCGGCGTCGGGCTGGGGCCGCGGGCCGACGCGCCACCGGAGCTACAGGCTGCGAGCAGGCCGGCGCAGGCCAGCAGTCCGACGGTTCCGAGCAGACGCACACGTACTCCCATCGACCCGGCCGCCG includes the following:
- the glp gene encoding gephyrin-like molybdotransferase Glp; protein product: MSGREFFSVRTLAEAQSGFRPRRRTDVETVALLDALHRVPAADVRSPEDLPGFARSTVDGFAVRAADTFGASEGLPSYLDVAGSIPMGVAPQMPVTTGRCVAVPTGAALPAGADAVVMVEHTARTMPDTIEITRPVGAGSGVVRADEDVAAGAVLVPAGRPIRATELGLLASAGVTSVQVHARPTVLIIGTGDEVVPPDTAQLMPGQVRDATSSALCGLVHEAGGNPVLGGIATDDPGSLAVLLRAALRRADLVVVSAGSSVGTRDETAAAVAELGEIWCHGLAIKPGKPTLLAHCGDVPVLGLPGNPLSALVVFRLLGMALVRALAGCAASPPEPTVRARLNRDVPSSAGRLDVVQVRIRDGHAEPIHGPSALLRVLTEADGYLLVPEPATGLDGGSEVEVVLYR
- a CDS encoding molybdopterin biosynthesis protein, with the protein product MSDVPAADAAAAWAAACAEAGCPRRTATVTVPVGQAAGRVTAEAVWARRSSPAFDAAAMDGIAVRAGETVGATESTPLVLPVGGFEVVDTGDPMPDGFDAVVMREHVHRSEAGAELRAAAPPYQHVRSIGEDLAAGELLLPAGHRLRPADLAAAAAAGILELTVRQAPLVVIVPTGDEIKPLGADLGPGDIPDTNSLMLAAQAQEIGCRAEVTAIVPDDPDRIAAAVRAAAVEADLVILIAGSSAGRDDWTADVVATVGTLAVHGVAVRPGHPVVLGTVAADPATPIVGAPGYPVSAALTFEIFAVPVLAALEGAAPTRRAVVAARLARKLASVLGSDDWIRMRLGRVGGEIVATPLPRGAGVLTSLVRADGLLVVPAGLEGHHAGETVQVQLLRDIAAIDRTIVSIGSHDMVLDVAASALRRADPHTTLASSNVGSLGGLIAVRDGLCHLAGSHLLDPETGEYTLPYLDRLFGSDNDIAVIRLLHRDQGLIVAPGNPLGLTGIADLTGAELRYVNRQRGAGTRVLLDVELTRHHLTPDQLVGYEREEHTHLAVAAAVAAGRADAGLGIHAAARAFGLDFVPVAQEPYDLVLRAATVEEELLAPLWELLQDKDFRAEVEALGGYSCAETGRRIR